One Dromiciops gliroides isolate mDroGli1 chromosome 3, mDroGli1.pri, whole genome shotgun sequence DNA segment encodes these proteins:
- the LOC122745445 gene encoding zinc finger protein 665-like isoform X3 codes for MCLGCDIKRELVTFKDVAVDFTQEEWRLLDHSQRELYKEVMLENAQNLLSVGLPVSRDLSSPFQEGESPGMVEHKDPRNSGLGGETRLEVKKMATKVKVSAEEFGQLRFESDGACNFSLKEICDSETKLGKSIFEFGEIEKALTQSSVLNNRKRRTSWNEYFQNSEDNKWFPKQLEPFKTQEKSLQVQMYKRNHREMALNLSSDLIGQQKSDKSGKAFSQNSKFITLQKIHIRREPIEYNEWKATSSHQSHLPCHARFYDGMRRHAVHCCGKAFGWNSDLIRHQNIHIVGQVGGAVDKAPAPDSGGPEFKSGFRHLTLTSCVTSGKSLNPHCPAKKTPQNQNIHIRKKLYKCSQCGKAFTKRSNLATHQRIHTGEKPYECNQCGKTFRQSSHLAKHENIHAGEKPYECNHCGKTFRQSSHLAKHESIHAGEKPYECNQCGKTFTQRSTRNKHERIHAGEKRYECFQCGKAFRQRSTLAIHVRIHTGEKPYECNHCGKAFTKRSNLARHQRIHTGEKPYECNQCGKTFRQRSTLDKLESIHAGEKPYECNQCGKTFRQRSTLAKHESIHAGEKPYECNHCGKAFTKRYKLAVHQRIHTGEKPHECNQCGKAFTQYCHLAAHQRIHTGEKPYECNQCGKAFKDRSSLVVHQRIHTGEKPYECNQCGKTFRQRSTLAMHVRIHTGEKPYECNHCGKAFKDRSNFATHQRIHTGEKPYECNQCGKAFTVSCSLAAHQTIHTGEKPYECYLCKKAFTWKSSLTVHQRIHIGEKPYVCNLCGKAFAVSSALTSHQRIHSGEKPYVCNQGGKAFTESSSLAAHQKIHPEEILGI; via the exons ATGTGTCTGGGTTGTGACATCAAGAGG GAGTTGGTGAccttcaaggatgtggctgtggatttcacccaggaggagtggcGCCTCTTGGACCATTCTCAGAGAGAGctgtacaaggaggtcatgctggagaatgccCAGAACCTGCTCTCTGTGG GACTTCCAGTTTCTAGAGATTTGAGCTCTCCTTTCCAGGAAGGAGAATCACCAGGGATGGTAGAGCACAAAGATCCAAGGAACTCCGGTCTAG GTGGAGAGACCAGGCTGGAAGTGAAGAAGATGGCTACAAAGGTGAAAGTTTCTGCGGAAGAATTTGGCCAGCTTAGATTTGAGAGTGATGGTGCCTGTAACTTCAGCTTGAAAGAAATCTGTGACTCTGAAACCAAGCTGGGTAAGAGTATCTTTGAGTTTGGTGAAATTGAAAAGGCACTCACACAGTCTTCAGTCTTAAATAACAGGAAGAGAAGGACTTCATGGAATGAATATTTTCAGAACAGTGAAGATAATAAATGGTTTCCTAAACAACTAGAGCCTTTTAAGACCCAGGAGAAGTCTCTTCAAGTGCAAATGTACAAACGTAATCATCGGGAAATGGCCTTGAATTTGAGTTCTGATCTCATTGGACAACAGAAAAGTGACAAAAGTGGGAAGGCCTTCAGTCAGAACTCTAAGTTCATTACTCTTCAGAAAATTCACATTAGAAGGGAGCCTATTGAATACAATGAATGGAAAGCAACTTCATCCCATCAATCACATCTTCCTTGCCATGCTAGATTTTATGATGGAATGAGAAGACATGCAGTTCACTGCTGTGGAAAGGCCTTTGGTTGGAACTCCGATCTTATTAGGCATCAGAACATTCAcattgtggggcaggtaggtggcgcagtggataaagcaccagccccggattcaggaggacctgagttcaaatctggattcagacacttgacactcactagctgtgtgacctcaggcaaatcacttaacccccattgccctgccaaaaaaaccccccaaaaccagaaCATTCACATTAGAAAAAAGTTGTATAAATGTagtcagtgtggaaaggctttcacaaagAGGTCCAATCTTGctacacatcagagaatccacactggagagaaaccttatgaatgcaatcagtgtggaaagactttcagacaGAGCTCCCATCTTGCTAAGCATGAGAACATCCAcgctggagagaaaccttatgaatgcaatcactgtggaaagactttcagacaGAGCTCCCATCTTGCTAAGCATGAGAGCATCCAcgctggagagaaaccttatgaatgcaatcagtgtggaaagactttcacacagaGATCCACTCGTAATAAGCATGAACGCATCCACGCTGGAGAGAAACGTTATGAATGTTTTCAGTGTGGTAAGGCTTTCAGACAGAGATCCACTCTTGCTATCCATgtgagaatccacactggagagaaaccttatgaatgcaatcaCTGTGGAAAAGCTTTCACAAAGAGGTCCAATCTTGCtagacatcagagaatccacactggagagaaaccttatgaatgcaatcagtgtggaaagactttcagacaGAGATCCACTCTTGATAAGCTTGAGAGCATCCAcgctggagagaaaccttatgaatgcaatcagtgtggaaagactttcagacaGAGATCCACTCTTGCTAAGCATGAGAGCATCCAtgctggagagaaaccttatgaatgcaatcaCTGTGGAAAAGCTTTCACAAAGAGATACAAACTTGCtgtgcatcagagaatccacactggagagaaacctcatgaatgtaatcaatgtggaaaggctttcacacagtaCTGccatcttgctgcacatcagagaatccacactggagagaaaccgtATGAATGCAATCAGTGTGGAAAAGCTTTCAAAGACAGGTCCAGTCTTgttgtacatcagagaatccacactggagagaaaccttatgaatgtaatcagtgtggaaagactttcagacaGAGATCCACTCTTGCTATGCATgtgagaatccacactggagagaaaccttatgaatgcaatcaCTGTGGAAAAGCTTTCAAAGACAGGTCCAATTTTGCTACACATCAGAGAatacacactggagagaaaccttatgaatgtaatcagtgtggaaaggctttcacagtgAGCTGCAGTCTTGCTGCCCATCAGacaatccacactggagagaaaccttatgaatgttatCTGTGCAAAAAGGCTTTCACTTGGAAATCCAGTCTTACTGTGCACCAGAGAATCCAcattggagagaaaccttatgtatGTAACCTGTGTGGAAAGGCTTTTGCAGTGAGCTCCGCTCTTACttcacatcagagaatccactcTGGGGAAAAACCTTATGTATGTAATCAgggtggaaaggctttcacagagagctccagtcttgctgcacatcagaaaATCCATCCTGAAGAAATCTtaggaatataa
- the LOC122745445 gene encoding zinc finger protein 665-like isoform X2, with translation MAPGTQRPSSQELVTFKDVAVDFTQEEWRLLDHSQRELYKEVMLENAQNLLSVGLPVSRDLSSPFQEGESPGMVEHKDPRNSGLGGETRLEVKKMATKVKVSAEEFGQLRFESDGACNFSLKEICDSETKLGKSIFEFGEIEKALTQSSVLNNRKRRTSWNEYFQNSEDNKWFPKQLEPFKTQEKSLQVQMYKRNHREMALNLSSDLIGQQKSDKSGKAFSQNSKFITLQKIHIRREPIEYNEWKATSSHQSHLPCHARFYDGMRRHAVHCCGKAFGWNSDLIRHQNIHIVGQVGGAVDKAPAPDSGGPEFKSGFRHLTLTSCVTSGKSLNPHCPAKKTPQNQNIHIRKKLYKCSQCGKAFTKRSNLATHQRIHTGEKPYECNQCGKTFRQSSHLAKHENIHAGEKPYECNHCGKTFRQSSHLAKHESIHAGEKPYECNQCGKTFTQRSTRNKHERIHAGEKRYECFQCGKAFRQRSTLAIHVRIHTGEKPYECNHCGKAFTKRSNLARHQRIHTGEKPYECNQCGKTFRQRSTLDKLESIHAGEKPYECNQCGKTFRQRSTLAKHESIHAGEKPYECNHCGKAFTKRYKLAVHQRIHTGEKPHECNQCGKAFTQYCHLAAHQRIHTGEKPYECNQCGKAFKDRSSLVVHQRIHTGEKPYECNQCGKTFRQRSTLAMHVRIHTGEKPYECNHCGKAFKDRSNFATHQRIHTGEKPYECNQCGKAFTVSCSLAAHQTIHTGEKPYECYLCKKAFTWKSSLTVHQRIHIGEKPYVCNLCGKAFAVSSALTSHQRIHSGEKPYVCNQGGKAFTESSSLAAHQKIHPEEILGI, from the exons GAGTTGGTGAccttcaaggatgtggctgtggatttcacccaggaggagtggcGCCTCTTGGACCATTCTCAGAGAGAGctgtacaaggaggtcatgctggagaatgccCAGAACCTGCTCTCTGTGG GACTTCCAGTTTCTAGAGATTTGAGCTCTCCTTTCCAGGAAGGAGAATCACCAGGGATGGTAGAGCACAAAGATCCAAGGAACTCCGGTCTAG GTGGAGAGACCAGGCTGGAAGTGAAGAAGATGGCTACAAAGGTGAAAGTTTCTGCGGAAGAATTTGGCCAGCTTAGATTTGAGAGTGATGGTGCCTGTAACTTCAGCTTGAAAGAAATCTGTGACTCTGAAACCAAGCTGGGTAAGAGTATCTTTGAGTTTGGTGAAATTGAAAAGGCACTCACACAGTCTTCAGTCTTAAATAACAGGAAGAGAAGGACTTCATGGAATGAATATTTTCAGAACAGTGAAGATAATAAATGGTTTCCTAAACAACTAGAGCCTTTTAAGACCCAGGAGAAGTCTCTTCAAGTGCAAATGTACAAACGTAATCATCGGGAAATGGCCTTGAATTTGAGTTCTGATCTCATTGGACAACAGAAAAGTGACAAAAGTGGGAAGGCCTTCAGTCAGAACTCTAAGTTCATTACTCTTCAGAAAATTCACATTAGAAGGGAGCCTATTGAATACAATGAATGGAAAGCAACTTCATCCCATCAATCACATCTTCCTTGCCATGCTAGATTTTATGATGGAATGAGAAGACATGCAGTTCACTGCTGTGGAAAGGCCTTTGGTTGGAACTCCGATCTTATTAGGCATCAGAACATTCAcattgtggggcaggtaggtggcgcagtggataaagcaccagccccggattcaggaggacctgagttcaaatctggattcagacacttgacactcactagctgtgtgacctcaggcaaatcacttaacccccattgccctgccaaaaaaaccccccaaaaccagaaCATTCACATTAGAAAAAAGTTGTATAAATGTagtcagtgtggaaaggctttcacaaagAGGTCCAATCTTGctacacatcagagaatccacactggagagaaaccttatgaatgcaatcagtgtggaaagactttcagacaGAGCTCCCATCTTGCTAAGCATGAGAACATCCAcgctggagagaaaccttatgaatgcaatcactgtggaaagactttcagacaGAGCTCCCATCTTGCTAAGCATGAGAGCATCCAcgctggagagaaaccttatgaatgcaatcagtgtggaaagactttcacacagaGATCCACTCGTAATAAGCATGAACGCATCCACGCTGGAGAGAAACGTTATGAATGTTTTCAGTGTGGTAAGGCTTTCAGACAGAGATCCACTCTTGCTATCCATgtgagaatccacactggagagaaaccttatgaatgcaatcaCTGTGGAAAAGCTTTCACAAAGAGGTCCAATCTTGCtagacatcagagaatccacactggagagaaaccttatgaatgcaatcagtgtggaaagactttcagacaGAGATCCACTCTTGATAAGCTTGAGAGCATCCAcgctggagagaaaccttatgaatgcaatcagtgtggaaagactttcagacaGAGATCCACTCTTGCTAAGCATGAGAGCATCCAtgctggagagaaaccttatgaatgcaatcaCTGTGGAAAAGCTTTCACAAAGAGATACAAACTTGCtgtgcatcagagaatccacactggagagaaacctcatgaatgtaatcaatgtggaaaggctttcacacagtaCTGccatcttgctgcacatcagagaatccacactggagagaaaccgtATGAATGCAATCAGTGTGGAAAAGCTTTCAAAGACAGGTCCAGTCTTgttgtacatcagagaatccacactggagagaaaccttatgaatgtaatcagtgtggaaagactttcagacaGAGATCCACTCTTGCTATGCATgtgagaatccacactggagagaaaccttatgaatgcaatcaCTGTGGAAAAGCTTTCAAAGACAGGTCCAATTTTGCTACACATCAGAGAatacacactggagagaaaccttatgaatgtaatcagtgtggaaaggctttcacagtgAGCTGCAGTCTTGCTGCCCATCAGacaatccacactggagagaaaccttatgaatgttatCTGTGCAAAAAGGCTTTCACTTGGAAATCCAGTCTTACTGTGCACCAGAGAATCCAcattggagagaaaccttatgtatGTAACCTGTGTGGAAAGGCTTTTGCAGTGAGCTCCGCTCTTACttcacatcagagaatccactcTGGGGAAAAACCTTATGTATGTAATCAgggtggaaaggctttcacagagagctccagtcttgctgcacatcagaaaATCCATCCTGAAGAAATCTtaggaatataa
- the LOC122745445 gene encoding zinc finger protein 665-like isoform X1 — protein sequence MGGLGGQIFGAAIIYLLPTLARPRKHQRTRSLWPEKELVTFKDVAVDFTQEEWRLLDHSQRELYKEVMLENAQNLLSVGLPVSRDLSSPFQEGESPGMVEHKDPRNSGLGGETRLEVKKMATKVKVSAEEFGQLRFESDGACNFSLKEICDSETKLGKSIFEFGEIEKALTQSSVLNNRKRRTSWNEYFQNSEDNKWFPKQLEPFKTQEKSLQVQMYKRNHREMALNLSSDLIGQQKSDKSGKAFSQNSKFITLQKIHIRREPIEYNEWKATSSHQSHLPCHARFYDGMRRHAVHCCGKAFGWNSDLIRHQNIHIVGQVGGAVDKAPAPDSGGPEFKSGFRHLTLTSCVTSGKSLNPHCPAKKTPQNQNIHIRKKLYKCSQCGKAFTKRSNLATHQRIHTGEKPYECNQCGKTFRQSSHLAKHENIHAGEKPYECNHCGKTFRQSSHLAKHESIHAGEKPYECNQCGKTFTQRSTRNKHERIHAGEKRYECFQCGKAFRQRSTLAIHVRIHTGEKPYECNHCGKAFTKRSNLARHQRIHTGEKPYECNQCGKTFRQRSTLDKLESIHAGEKPYECNQCGKTFRQRSTLAKHESIHAGEKPYECNHCGKAFTKRYKLAVHQRIHTGEKPHECNQCGKAFTQYCHLAAHQRIHTGEKPYECNQCGKAFKDRSSLVVHQRIHTGEKPYECNQCGKTFRQRSTLAMHVRIHTGEKPYECNHCGKAFKDRSNFATHQRIHTGEKPYECNQCGKAFTVSCSLAAHQTIHTGEKPYECYLCKKAFTWKSSLTVHQRIHIGEKPYVCNLCGKAFAVSSALTSHQRIHSGEKPYVCNQGGKAFTESSSLAAHQKIHPEEILGI from the exons GAGTTGGTGAccttcaaggatgtggctgtggatttcacccaggaggagtggcGCCTCTTGGACCATTCTCAGAGAGAGctgtacaaggaggtcatgctggagaatgccCAGAACCTGCTCTCTGTGG GACTTCCAGTTTCTAGAGATTTGAGCTCTCCTTTCCAGGAAGGAGAATCACCAGGGATGGTAGAGCACAAAGATCCAAGGAACTCCGGTCTAG GTGGAGAGACCAGGCTGGAAGTGAAGAAGATGGCTACAAAGGTGAAAGTTTCTGCGGAAGAATTTGGCCAGCTTAGATTTGAGAGTGATGGTGCCTGTAACTTCAGCTTGAAAGAAATCTGTGACTCTGAAACCAAGCTGGGTAAGAGTATCTTTGAGTTTGGTGAAATTGAAAAGGCACTCACACAGTCTTCAGTCTTAAATAACAGGAAGAGAAGGACTTCATGGAATGAATATTTTCAGAACAGTGAAGATAATAAATGGTTTCCTAAACAACTAGAGCCTTTTAAGACCCAGGAGAAGTCTCTTCAAGTGCAAATGTACAAACGTAATCATCGGGAAATGGCCTTGAATTTGAGTTCTGATCTCATTGGACAACAGAAAAGTGACAAAAGTGGGAAGGCCTTCAGTCAGAACTCTAAGTTCATTACTCTTCAGAAAATTCACATTAGAAGGGAGCCTATTGAATACAATGAATGGAAAGCAACTTCATCCCATCAATCACATCTTCCTTGCCATGCTAGATTTTATGATGGAATGAGAAGACATGCAGTTCACTGCTGTGGAAAGGCCTTTGGTTGGAACTCCGATCTTATTAGGCATCAGAACATTCAcattgtggggcaggtaggtggcgcagtggataaagcaccagccccggattcaggaggacctgagttcaaatctggattcagacacttgacactcactagctgtgtgacctcaggcaaatcacttaacccccattgccctgccaaaaaaaccccccaaaaccagaaCATTCACATTAGAAAAAAGTTGTATAAATGTagtcagtgtggaaaggctttcacaaagAGGTCCAATCTTGctacacatcagagaatccacactggagagaaaccttatgaatgcaatcagtgtggaaagactttcagacaGAGCTCCCATCTTGCTAAGCATGAGAACATCCAcgctggagagaaaccttatgaatgcaatcactgtggaaagactttcagacaGAGCTCCCATCTTGCTAAGCATGAGAGCATCCAcgctggagagaaaccttatgaatgcaatcagtgtggaaagactttcacacagaGATCCACTCGTAATAAGCATGAACGCATCCACGCTGGAGAGAAACGTTATGAATGTTTTCAGTGTGGTAAGGCTTTCAGACAGAGATCCACTCTTGCTATCCATgtgagaatccacactggagagaaaccttatgaatgcaatcaCTGTGGAAAAGCTTTCACAAAGAGGTCCAATCTTGCtagacatcagagaatccacactggagagaaaccttatgaatgcaatcagtgtggaaagactttcagacaGAGATCCACTCTTGATAAGCTTGAGAGCATCCAcgctggagagaaaccttatgaatgcaatcagtgtggaaagactttcagacaGAGATCCACTCTTGCTAAGCATGAGAGCATCCAtgctggagagaaaccttatgaatgcaatcaCTGTGGAAAAGCTTTCACAAAGAGATACAAACTTGCtgtgcatcagagaatccacactggagagaaacctcatgaatgtaatcaatgtggaaaggctttcacacagtaCTGccatcttgctgcacatcagagaatccacactggagagaaaccgtATGAATGCAATCAGTGTGGAAAAGCTTTCAAAGACAGGTCCAGTCTTgttgtacatcagagaatccacactggagagaaaccttatgaatgtaatcagtgtggaaagactttcagacaGAGATCCACTCTTGCTATGCATgtgagaatccacactggagagaaaccttatgaatgcaatcaCTGTGGAAAAGCTTTCAAAGACAGGTCCAATTTTGCTACACATCAGAGAatacacactggagagaaaccttatgaatgtaatcagtgtggaaaggctttcacagtgAGCTGCAGTCTTGCTGCCCATCAGacaatccacactggagagaaaccttatgaatgttatCTGTGCAAAAAGGCTTTCACTTGGAAATCCAGTCTTACTGTGCACCAGAGAATCCAcattggagagaaaccttatgtatGTAACCTGTGTGGAAAGGCTTTTGCAGTGAGCTCCGCTCTTACttcacatcagagaatccactcTGGGGAAAAACCTTATGTATGTAATCAgggtggaaaggctttcacagagagctccagtcttgctgcacatcagaaaATCCATCCTGAAGAAATCTtaggaatataa